A single genomic interval of Gossypium raimondii isolate GPD5lz chromosome 11, ASM2569854v1, whole genome shotgun sequence harbors:
- the LOC128034949 gene encoding uncharacterized protein LOC128034949, with amino-acid sequence MTNWSSLRGHRDIVMIPTPGAPNGADGQPSTDHYQVNSSSSMVKEKHWDLLRNCPEVKSIINQIEEKWPLLSDLKKIKEKRSEILTEFKAGRLKEDGAMQELLELKERLSHVDGQLQELHKANNLEVSTVTI; translated from the exons ATGACGAATTGGTCTAGTCTCAGAGGCCATAGGGATATCGTTATGATACCCACACCTGGAGCGCCAAATGGTGCTGATGGACAACCATCGACCGATCATTATCAGGTGAATTCCTCAAGCTCGAT GGTGAAGGAAAAACACTGGGATCTGCTAAGGAACTGTCCAGAAGTTAAATCCATCATCAAtcaaattgaagagaaatggcCACTGCTATCTGAtctcaaaaaaattaaggaGAAAAGGAGTGAAATCCTAACCGAGTTCAAGGCAGGCCGTTTAAAAGAGGATGGGGCGATGCAGGAATTGCTCGAACTAAAGGAGAGGCTCAGTCATGTAGATGGACAACTACAG GAGTTGCACAAAGCAAACAACCTTGAGGTAAGCACAGTAACAATATAA
- the LOC105761756 gene encoding uncharacterized protein LOC105761756 — MTNWSSLSGHRDIVMIPTPGAPNGADGQPSADHYQVNSSSSMMTGGKKRNQKDKGKGRGIKKQCLPRVTGGEESVGELTVQHSGKIYTDQINRRICKVKEKLLDWLRNCPEVISIINQIEEKWPLLSDLQKIKEKNSEIQTEFKAGRLKEDEAMQKMDELKERLNRVDGQLQELHKANNVEKLEATFLNEECDLETLEKRYGIYIYI, encoded by the exons ATGACGAATTGGTCTAGTCTCAGTGGCCATAGGGATATCGTTATGATACCCACACCTGGAGCGCCAAATGGTGCTGATGGACAACCATCGGCCGATCATTATCAGGTGAATTCCTCGAGCTCGATGATGACcggaggaaagaaaagaaatcagaaagataaaggaaaaggaagaGGCATCAAGAAGCAGTGCCTGCCCCGGGTAACCGGTGGAGAAGAGAGTGTGGGAGAGCTTACTGTACAGCATAGTGGGAAAATCTACACTGACCAAATCAACAGAAGAATATGTAAA GTGAAGGAAAAACTTTTGGATTGGCTAAGGAACTGTCCAGAAGTTATATCCATCATCAAtcaaattgaagagaaatggcCACTGCTATCTGATCTCCAAAAAATTAAGGAGAAAAATAGTGAAATCCAAACCGAGTTCAAGGCAGGCCGTTTAAAAGAGGATGAGGCGATGCAGAAAATGGACGAACTAAAAGAGAGGCTCAATCGTGTAGATGGACAACTACAG GAGTTGCACAAAGCAAACAACGTTGAG AAACTTGAGGCAACGTTCCTTAATGAG GAATGTGACTTGGAAACTCTTGAAAAGAGGtatggcatatatatatatatatga